The Desmonostoc muscorum LEGE 12446 genome includes a region encoding these proteins:
- a CDS encoding glycosyltransferase: MKIFFLDQSGKPGGAELCLIDIAKPYRHDALVGLFADGSFKHLLQQNNIPVEVLTNQAIAVRKQSSLIQGLNSLGQLLPLITKVVKKAREYDLIYANTQKALVVGAIASLFSRRPLVYHLHDILSTEHFSKTNLRIAVNLANGFASLVIANSQASKSAFLEAGGRRDIIEVVYNGFEPKNYQIDDSDINQLQQNLELAGKFVVGHFSRLAPWKGQHILIDALALCPPQVTAILVGDALFGEQNYVQELHQQVTKLGLENRVKFLGFRSDIPQLMSACDLVAHSSTCPEPFGRVIVEAMLCEKPVIAAKAGGAMELVEHGLNGFLVTPGEPQELAQTIITCLQEREITATIAKNARITASERFDVATINQQIAQLLSQRL; encoded by the coding sequence ATGAAAATTTTTTTCCTAGACCAAAGTGGTAAACCAGGCGGTGCAGAATTGTGTTTAATAGATATTGCTAAACCCTATCGACATGATGCTTTGGTCGGTTTATTTGCAGACGGATCATTTAAACATTTACTACAACAAAATAATATTCCGGTAGAAGTTCTTACAAATCAAGCGATCGCAGTTCGCAAACAAAGCAGTTTAATACAAGGTTTAAATAGCTTAGGACAACTGCTACCTCTAATTACTAAAGTAGTTAAAAAAGCGCGTGAATACGATTTAATCTACGCCAACACCCAAAAAGCATTAGTTGTAGGAGCGATAGCAAGTCTTTTCAGTCGTCGTCCTCTGGTTTATCATTTACATGATATTCTCTCCACCGAACATTTTAGCAAAACTAATCTTCGCATAGCTGTTAACCTGGCTAATGGTTTTGCATCATTAGTAATTGCTAATTCTCAAGCTAGTAAATCAGCTTTTTTAGAAGCAGGAGGACGCCGAGACATCATCGAAGTTGTCTATAATGGCTTTGAACCTAAAAATTATCAAATTGATGATTCTGACATCAATCAATTGCAACAAAATTTAGAATTAGCAGGAAAATTTGTAGTTGGACATTTTAGCAGACTTGCACCTTGGAAAGGGCAGCATATTTTAATTGATGCCCTTGCTTTATGTCCGCCACAGGTAACAGCAATTTTAGTCGGTGATGCATTATTTGGCGAACAAAATTACGTCCAAGAGTTACACCAACAAGTCACTAAACTGGGATTAGAAAACCGCGTCAAATTTTTAGGATTTCGTTCAGATATTCCCCAATTAATGTCAGCTTGTGACTTAGTAGCACATAGTTCGACTTGTCCAGAACCTTTTGGTAGAGTGATTGTCGAAGCAATGCTATGTGAAAAACCTGTAATTGCAGCAAAAGCTGGGGGTGCAATGGAATTAGTAGAACACGGACTGAATGGTTTTCTTGTAACACCAGGAGAACCTCAGGAACTTGCACAAACGATTATCACCTGTCTTCAAGAAAGGGAAATAACTGCAACTATAGCCAAGAATGCCAGAATTACTGCTAGTGAACGTTTTGATGTTGCAACTATTAATCAGCAAATTGCTCAACTGTTGTCCCAGAGATTATAG
- the ahcY gene encoding adenosylhomocysteinase: MTAISPRLKHEVKDLGLAALGRQRIEWAGREMPVLRQIRDRFAKEKPFAGLRLVACAHITTETAHLAIALKAGGADAVLIASNPLSTQDDVAASLVVDHEIPVFAQKGEDNATYSRHVQIALDHRPNIIIDDGSDVVATLIQERQHQIPDLIGTTEETTTGIVRLRAMFKDGVLTFPAVNVNDADTKHFFDNRYGTGQSTLDGIIRATNILLAGKTIVVVGYGWCGKGTALRARGLGGNVVVTEIDPIKAIEAVMDGFRVLPMAEAAQVGDLFITVTGNKHVIRGEHFDAMKDGAIVCNSGHFDIELDLKYLADKAKEIKEVRPFTEEYKLGSGKSVIVLGQGRLINLAAAEGHPSAVMDMSFANQALAVEYLVKNKGKLEPGLHSIPTEVDQEIARLKLQALGIAIDTLTPDQIEYINSWTTGT; encoded by the coding sequence ATGACCGCAATTTCTCCCCGATTAAAGCACGAGGTTAAAGACCTCGGCCTAGCTGCCTTGGGAAGACAGCGCATTGAATGGGCTGGACGCGAAATGCCAGTTTTGCGGCAAATCCGCGATCGCTTCGCCAAAGAAAAACCCTTTGCTGGGTTACGCCTTGTGGCTTGCGCCCACATCACAACAGAAACAGCACATTTGGCGATCGCTCTGAAAGCCGGTGGTGCAGATGCAGTACTAATTGCTAGCAATCCCCTATCAACCCAAGATGACGTAGCTGCTAGCCTCGTCGTCGATCATGAAATTCCCGTTTTTGCCCAAAAAGGCGAAGATAACGCAACCTATAGCCGCCACGTCCAAATCGCCCTGGATCACCGCCCCAACATCATCATTGATGATGGTAGTGACGTAGTTGCAACATTAATTCAAGAGCGCCAACACCAAATTCCCGATTTGATTGGCACCACAGAAGAAACCACAACGGGAATTGTGCGCCTGAGAGCCATGTTCAAAGATGGCGTTCTCACCTTCCCCGCAGTGAACGTCAACGATGCTGATACCAAGCACTTCTTCGATAACCGCTATGGTACTGGGCAATCGACCCTTGATGGCATCATCCGCGCTACAAATATTCTGCTAGCTGGTAAAACCATCGTTGTTGTTGGTTATGGCTGGTGTGGTAAAGGTACAGCACTCCGCGCCCGTGGTTTGGGTGGTAACGTAGTTGTTACCGAAATTGACCCCATCAAAGCAATTGAAGCCGTAATGGATGGCTTCCGCGTTCTGCCAATGGCAGAAGCTGCTCAAGTTGGCGATTTGTTTATCACAGTCACTGGTAACAAGCACGTAATTCGCGGCGAACATTTCGATGCGATGAAAGACGGTGCGATCGTTTGTAACTCTGGTCACTTTGATATTGAACTTGACCTCAAATACTTAGCTGATAAAGCTAAAGAAATCAAAGAAGTCCGTCCCTTTACCGAAGAGTATAAATTGGGAAGCGGCAAATCAGTTATTGTTCTCGGTCAAGGACGCTTAATTAACCTCGCCGCTGCGGAAGGACATCCCAGTGCAGTTATGGATATGAGCTTTGCTAACCAGGCATTAGCTGTTGAATACCTCGTGAAGAATAAAGGTAAGTTGGAACCTGGTTTGCACTCAATTCCTACCGAAGTGGATCA
- a CDS encoding mechanosensitive ion channel family protein produces the protein MMAIAGSMAVTVVSVPKATAQIPFFPELQAPSSVSNDSNDRVVSGWIYLDGRRLFQIAGSKTNFPERSEDIQKKLEAISQNYFQSPANTPVKVEVREVNKLPVIYVNNQYLMTITSEDAGLRQVDISTSANQIADSLKEDLQQAKQERQTQFLIDQGKIAGATALAMIIISWGAYSWQRRSSKNSDSVTFQAQNGLFTSPTPTAAQPITTQLNQQQHRHLQEAKRRLFQLTQAGIWGGGSFFILGLFPYTRGFQVAILTAAQFPLRLAFVALVTYVAVRLSYALIDRFASTLISSSAFLTPESSARLQLRVSTFSGVTKSIATAICVGVGFLLGLVSLGIDIVPLLAGASLVGVAVSLASQNLIKDAINGFLIILEDQYALGDVINVGDVGGLVENLNLRMTQVRDSEGRLITIPNSEIKVVANLSSRWSRADLTIPIAYQADTDEALKLIKTVADKMSQELQWQRQILEPPQVLGIDQFGDRGLIIRVWIKTQPLKQWDVAREFRRRLKVALDEAGISISVPQQAIWVNDTDSLNLQSNGKSN, from the coding sequence ATGATGGCGATCGCCGGTTCAATGGCTGTAACCGTTGTATCTGTGCCAAAAGCCACCGCCCAGATTCCTTTTTTCCCGGAATTGCAAGCTCCCAGCAGTGTGAGCAATGATTCCAATGACAGAGTTGTTTCCGGCTGGATTTATTTGGATGGTCGTCGCCTATTTCAGATAGCAGGATCAAAAACCAACTTTCCTGAGCGTTCAGAAGACATCCAAAAGAAGTTGGAGGCAATTAGCCAAAATTACTTTCAGTCACCAGCAAACACGCCAGTCAAGGTAGAAGTTCGCGAAGTCAACAAATTACCAGTAATTTATGTCAACAACCAATATCTGATGACCATCACTTCTGAGGATGCTGGGCTGCGACAAGTAGATATCTCAACATCAGCAAATCAAATTGCTGACTCATTAAAAGAAGACTTGCAACAGGCAAAACAAGAGAGACAAACTCAATTTTTAATCGACCAAGGTAAGATTGCTGGGGCTACGGCACTGGCAATGATTATCATCAGTTGGGGAGCATATAGCTGGCAGAGACGTTCCAGCAAAAATTCAGACTCCGTTACCTTTCAAGCCCAAAATGGACTCTTCACTTCTCCAACTCCAACAGCGGCTCAACCAATTACAACACAACTAAATCAACAGCAACACCGACATCTCCAAGAAGCCAAGAGGCGATTGTTCCAGCTAACTCAAGCCGGAATTTGGGGGGGTGGAAGTTTCTTTATTTTGGGTTTGTTTCCCTACACACGAGGATTTCAAGTAGCGATTCTCACCGCTGCCCAATTTCCTTTGCGATTAGCTTTTGTTGCACTGGTAACTTATGTAGCTGTGCGTCTCAGCTATGCTTTGATTGACCGTTTCGCCTCCACTCTCATCAGCAGTAGTGCTTTCCTCACCCCAGAAAGTTCGGCACGTCTGCAACTGCGAGTTTCCACATTTTCTGGTGTGACAAAAAGTATTGCTACCGCTATCTGTGTGGGAGTAGGCTTTTTGCTAGGGTTGGTATCCTTGGGTATAGATATCGTTCCCTTGCTAGCCGGTGCCAGTTTGGTTGGTGTTGCCGTATCCTTAGCTTCGCAAAACTTGATTAAAGATGCGATTAACGGTTTCTTGATTATCCTAGAAGACCAGTACGCTTTGGGTGATGTGATTAATGTGGGAGATGTGGGAGGCTTAGTAGAAAATCTCAATCTGCGGATGACCCAGGTGCGAGATTCCGAAGGGCGCTTAATCACAATTCCCAATAGTGAAATTAAAGTTGTTGCCAATCTTTCTAGTCGTTGGTCACGAGCCGATTTGACGATTCCTATCGCTTACCAAGCCGATACAGATGAAGCTTTGAAGTTGATTAAAACCGTTGCAGACAAGATGAGTCAAGAACTGCAATGGCAGCGTCAAATTTTAGAACCGCCGCAAGTTTTGGGAATAGATCAATTTGGCGATCGCGGTTTGATTATTCGTGTCTGGATTAAAACACAGCCCCTTAAACAATGGGATGTAGCACGGGAGTTTCGCCGCCGCCTGAAAGTTGCTCTTGATGAAGCCGGAATTTCGATTTCTGTGCCTCAACAAGCAATTTGGGTGAATGATACTGATTCGTTAAATTTACAGAGTAATGGCAAATCTAATTAG